A single region of the Deltaproteobacteria bacterium genome encodes:
- a CDS encoding PEGA domain-containing protein, translated as MRRYLLIGAVLSWPLALNAEDPKDPPAEAERPREEKPAPASRPAQDPFARLRVVTPRGKLGPLWSVRPRDVREQRDRSKKEQIKVTINTIPPGALVFHGGKLLGKTPLTLPAHRNSTPLDITLQHGKRFMLLRTRIHRRVTRSYVFKLSPAKIH; from the coding sequence ATGCGTCGATACCTACTCATCGGGGCGGTGCTGTCCTGGCCCCTCGCGCTGAACGCCGAGGACCCGAAGGATCCGCCGGCCGAGGCCGAACGCCCGCGCGAGGAGAAGCCCGCCCCGGCCTCGCGCCCCGCGCAGGATCCGTTCGCGCGCCTGCGCGTCGTGACGCCGCGGGGCAAGCTCGGTCCCCTCTGGTCCGTTCGTCCCCGGGACGTGCGCGAGCAACGCGACCGCTCGAAGAAGGAACAGATCAAGGTCACCATCAACACCATCCCACCGGGAGCGCTCGTCTTTCACGGCGGTAAGCTCCTCGGAAAGACGCCGCTCACCCTCCCCGCGCACCGCAACAGCACGCCGCTCGACATCACTCTTCAGCACGGAAAGCGCTTCATGCTGCTGCGCACGCGGATCCATCGACGGGTCACGCGCTCGTACGTCTTCAAGCTGAGCCCGGCGAAGATCCACTGA
- a CDS encoding PilZ domain-containing protein: MNELWERRDHRVRYQATVRLLPPGQQRTILAEASNLSASGVFVQAPELCDVGTELLCDLPLPDDHLTVRGRVAWVKPWRGAEQVPGAGMGIQFIDLSDGDERLLRRLVGPMREENQSVKVWFEGMSQPVRAQAVRTGDGIRLRTVLPFLRLDSAVRVAFGEGDSAVEAEQFGVLHGVALEARAPHDVPRLQVDLSLPLRTAQHADAESVSEDEDADLAEWQSERTPTMQFQVAREPIAPVVAEPAPVTDEPMLLVTHKSSSNPGVAAAGSIELKACVDLPAVETSSVEVAEVEDASDTLVSQRRSALAEEVSARPVGPPPLSEPVIPIYEDPPLSAAEYGRYGEFWEETEAPRRRSRRAWLWAAAVVMAGIAVASLVQTKPWETVADRLEQGQGETLSAVDVDPLRSTASGAAPTIVRVPAKEDPQPAAQPAPKAVEAPVAAAAAAEASAEDRPDDAPEEPAAPSVVAPKEVASKATAGKTLQPKASPAAKTDKHAKAVKAAKAVKAVAPASRHPVVTVDGSRAVVTIPVKGSLEGAKHYRLASPEGVAINLPQGEAGVPVGNYALQKGGYRLVWVRKRPEGGAHLRVFFAGTKGECEVKLEKGLVRVILAPTAK; this comes from the coding sequence ATGAACGAGCTCTGGGAGCGACGAGACCACCGCGTGCGCTACCAGGCCACCGTGCGGCTGCTGCCGCCGGGCCAGCAGCGCACCATCTTGGCCGAGGCGAGCAATCTCAGCGCCTCGGGTGTCTTCGTGCAAGCGCCGGAGCTGTGCGACGTCGGGACCGAGCTCCTGTGCGATCTGCCGCTGCCCGACGATCACCTGACCGTGCGAGGGAGAGTGGCCTGGGTGAAGCCCTGGCGCGGCGCGGAGCAGGTCCCCGGCGCGGGGATGGGGATCCAGTTCATCGACCTGTCCGACGGTGACGAGCGTCTGTTGCGGCGGCTCGTGGGGCCGATGCGCGAGGAGAACCAGTCGGTCAAGGTGTGGTTCGAAGGGATGTCGCAGCCCGTTCGCGCGCAGGCCGTGAGAACCGGCGACGGCATTCGCTTGCGGACGGTGCTGCCCTTTCTGCGGCTGGACTCGGCGGTGCGCGTGGCGTTCGGCGAGGGGGACAGCGCGGTCGAGGCCGAGCAGTTCGGCGTGCTCCACGGTGTCGCGCTCGAGGCGCGCGCCCCGCACGACGTGCCGAGGCTGCAGGTCGATCTGTCCTTGCCGCTCCGCACGGCGCAGCACGCCGACGCCGAATCCGTCAGCGAGGACGAGGACGCGGACCTCGCCGAGTGGCAGTCGGAGCGGACGCCCACGATGCAGTTTCAGGTGGCGCGGGAGCCCATCGCGCCCGTCGTGGCCGAGCCGGCGCCCGTGACCGACGAGCCGATGCTCCTCGTCACGCACAAGAGCTCGTCGAATCCGGGGGTCGCGGCGGCGGGCTCCATCGAGCTGAAGGCGTGCGTGGACCTTCCTGCGGTGGAGACGTCGTCGGTCGAGGTGGCCGAGGTCGAGGACGCTTCCGACACGCTGGTGAGTCAGCGGCGGTCGGCGCTCGCCGAGGAGGTTTCCGCGCGCCCCGTCGGTCCACCGCCGCTCAGCGAGCCCGTGATTCCGATCTACGAGGACCCGCCGCTCTCGGCGGCCGAGTACGGGCGCTACGGCGAGTTCTGGGAAGAGACCGAGGCGCCGCGTCGCCGCAGTCGCCGTGCGTGGCTCTGGGCGGCGGCGGTGGTGATGGCCGGGATCGCCGTGGCCTCGCTGGTGCAGACCAAGCCGTGGGAGACGGTGGCCGACCGGCTCGAGCAGGGACAGGGGGAGACGCTCTCGGCGGTGGACGTGGATCCGTTGCGTTCGACGGCGTCGGGGGCGGCTCCGACCATCGTGCGCGTGCCGGCCAAGGAGGACCCGCAGCCGGCGGCTCAACCGGCCCCCAAGGCGGTGGAGGCCCCTGTCGCGGCGGCGGCCGCCGCCGAGGCCAGCGCCGAGGACAGGCCCGACGACGCCCCGGAGGAGCCCGCCGCGCCGAGCGTTGTCGCCCCCAAGGAGGTCGCGTCGAAGGCGACGGCGGGGAAGACCCTGCAGCCCAAGGCTTCCCCTGCGGCGAAAACGGACAAACACGCTAAAGCAGTAAAAGCCGCGAAAGCTGTAAAAGCTGTCGCTCCGGCGTCGCGCCATCCCGTCGTCACGGTCGACGGGAGCCGTGCCGTGGTGACCATCCCGGTGAAGGGGTCGCTCGAGGGAGCCAAGCACTACCGGCTCGCGTCACCCGAGGGGGTCGCGATCAACCTGCCCCAGGGCGAAGCCGGCGTCCCCGTCGGCAACTACGCCCTGCAGAAGGGCGGCTACCGCCTGGTGTGGGTGCGCAAGCGGCCCGAGGGAGGGGCGCACCTCCGCGTCTTCTTCGCGGGGACGAAGGGCGAGTGCGAGGTGAAGCTCGAGAAGGGGCTCGTCCGCGTCATCCTCGCGCCGACGGCGAAGTAG
- a CDS encoding response regulator: MPHEAIEQQARLCGAIARQLGGVLAQMRAHAREGLSLVDVGAAGAAELEEVVALGERAQEIVDQLLAIAGKQLLVRKRVALVPWLSTTQSALAHELPHGVNLTLETSADALAEVEIDVQAIRSVLAELLGNAVLAGAKQILLELGVVELDARLAGELDLAPGAYCRLAVRDTGCGVPPSILPRVLQPFVSTRERLGLGLAVAMGTLRQHGGGLELASVVGAGTTVSLYLPRAGRVGRAAHATGEQHPRGSERVLVVDDETLSRHAAVRLLRSLGYEVLQAGSAREALETLAGLDRPVDLLISDVVMPETNGFELARQIASRQPSLRTLFTSGYAAEMLEGAPPDARLIQKPYTHGELARAVRQALDP, from the coding sequence ATGCCCCACGAAGCGATCGAGCAGCAGGCGCGACTCTGCGGCGCCATCGCGCGACAGCTCGGGGGCGTGCTCGCGCAGATGCGGGCCCACGCCCGCGAGGGACTCTCCCTGGTGGACGTGGGGGCCGCGGGCGCCGCAGAGCTCGAGGAGGTCGTCGCGCTGGGGGAGCGCGCGCAGGAGATCGTCGACCAGCTCCTGGCGATCGCGGGCAAGCAGCTCCTAGTACGCAAGCGGGTCGCCCTCGTGCCGTGGCTCTCCACCACGCAGAGCGCGCTGGCGCACGAGCTCCCCCACGGAGTCAATCTGACCCTCGAGACCTCCGCCGACGCGCTCGCCGAGGTGGAGATCGACGTCCAGGCCATACGGAGCGTGCTCGCAGAGCTCCTCGGCAACGCGGTGCTCGCGGGAGCCAAGCAGATCCTGCTGGAGCTGGGCGTCGTCGAGCTGGACGCTCGGCTGGCGGGAGAGCTCGACCTGGCGCCTGGCGCGTACTGTCGGCTCGCCGTGCGCGACACCGGCTGCGGCGTTCCCCCATCGATCCTTCCGCGAGTTCTGCAGCCCTTCGTCAGCACGCGCGAGCGGCTGGGGCTCGGGCTGGCCGTGGCCATGGGCACGCTCAGGCAGCACGGCGGCGGCCTCGAGCTGGCGAGCGTGGTGGGGGCGGGGACGACGGTGTCGCTGTACCTGCCGCGTGCGGGCCGCGTCGGTCGAGCGGCGCATGCGACGGGCGAGCAGCACCCGCGCGGCAGCGAGCGCGTGCTGGTCGTGGACGACGAGACGCTCTCGCGCCACGCAGCGGTGCGACTGCTGCGCTCGCTGGGCTACGAGGTGCTGCAGGCCGGCTCGGCGCGCGAGGCGCTCGAGACGCTCGCCGGCCTGGACCGTCCGGTGGACCTGCTGATCAGCGACGTGGTGATGCCGGAGACGAACGGGTTCGAGCTGGCGAGGCAAATTGCGTCTCGCCAGCCCTCCCTTCGTACGCTCTTCACGTCAGGATATGCGGCCGAGATGCTCGAAGGCGCGCCGCCCGATGCACGATTGATCCAGAAGCCCTACACACACGGCGAGCTGGCACGAGCTGTACGGCAAGCTCTCGATCCGTAG
- a CDS encoding radical SAM peptide maturase, CXXX-repeat target family, protein MLATKKVITLILTEDCNFSCGYCYLVHKNKERRMPFEVARAAIDYVLTHDDLFWEDEVIWEFMGGESLLEVDLVEQLIDYIRQRTFELDHRWFAGSTFSISSNGALYHTPKVQRLVERHRDSLEIMITVDGPEHVHDAERVTARGKGTYAQVVANVPLWLRQFPNASTKVTLARKNLSFLAESVLHLFSLGIKTINANVVFEDVWEPGDDVLFEEQLDRLADAMLERRLYRDYSCSLFDETIGRPLDPEVDNLNWCGAGKMLAIDAAGNFYPCNRFLGFSLTRREARTVGNVAEGLSLNRVRPFLALTRSTQSDAKCVSCEVASGCAWCQGHNYDCADTPTIYQRATYICLMHQARVRANRRYFARRAELDGSGPGA, encoded by the coding sequence ATGCTGGCGACCAAGAAGGTCATCACCCTCATCCTCACCGAGGACTGCAACTTCTCCTGCGGCTACTGCTACCTCGTGCACAAGAACAAGGAGCGGCGCATGCCGTTCGAGGTGGCGCGCGCCGCCATCGACTACGTGCTGACGCACGACGACCTCTTCTGGGAGGACGAGGTCATCTGGGAGTTCATGGGTGGCGAGTCGCTCCTCGAGGTGGACCTGGTCGAGCAGTTGATCGATTACATCCGGCAGCGCACCTTCGAGCTCGACCATCGGTGGTTCGCCGGGTCCACCTTCAGCATCTCGTCGAACGGGGCGCTCTACCACACGCCGAAGGTGCAGCGGCTCGTCGAGCGCCATCGCGACTCGCTCGAGATCATGATCACCGTGGACGGCCCGGAGCACGTCCACGACGCGGAGCGCGTGACGGCGCGAGGCAAGGGCACCTACGCCCAGGTGGTGGCGAACGTGCCTCTCTGGCTGCGGCAGTTCCCGAACGCCTCGACCAAGGTCACCCTGGCGCGCAAGAACCTGTCCTTCTTGGCCGAGTCGGTGCTCCACCTCTTCTCGCTCGGCATCAAGACCATCAACGCCAACGTGGTCTTCGAGGACGTTTGGGAGCCGGGGGACGACGTCCTCTTCGAGGAGCAGCTCGACCGGCTGGCCGACGCGATGCTCGAGCGGCGCCTCTACCGCGACTACTCGTGTTCTCTCTTCGACGAGACGATCGGACGCCCGCTCGATCCCGAGGTGGACAACCTCAACTGGTGCGGGGCGGGCAAGATGCTCGCCATCGATGCGGCGGGGAACTTCTACCCGTGCAACCGCTTCCTCGGCTTCTCGCTCACCCGGCGCGAGGCGCGCACCGTCGGTAACGTCGCGGAGGGCCTCTCGCTCAACCGCGTGCGCCCCTTTCTGGCCTTGACCCGCTCGACGCAGAGCGACGCGAAGTGCGTCTCGTGCGAGGTCGCATCGGGGTGCGCGTGGTGCCAGGGGCACAACTACGACTGCGCTGACACGCCGACGATCTACCAGCGCGCGACCTACATCTGTCTGATGCACCAGGCGCGGGTGCGGGCGAACCGTCGCTACTTCGCGCGGCGGGCCGAGCTCGACGGGTCGGGGCCCGGGGCGTGA
- a CDS encoding isocitrate/isopropylmalate dehydrogenase family protein codes for MKIHVVALPGDGTGPEVMAQGLRVLRAVGARSQVEFAVEEIPCGGQFYLQHGRRDWPEGTEERCAAADVILLGAVGWPTASGSPVTMENGQMAGWSPVIGNRMRLDLYANVRPVKLYPGVAHRIHGERRRVWEPEKVDLVIVRENTEGLYCGVGGVLGSGRARVASDVRLITHAASERVIRYAFELSRRRGRGAPKDGRRRVTCIVKDNVLRGCQLFVDIFRTVGQDYPDVEKDVAIVDAFTQWLLGQPEYYDVCVTTNMFGDIVTDLASVLQGGMGMAVGCNVGDEHAMFEPIHGSAPRHAGQDKVNPMAMILAVAESLRWVGERKQLPKLVAGGDEVEAAVKAVLRRGEPLTYDLVGEERAAPMSKVTDAVLAALGA; via the coding sequence ATGAAGATCCATGTCGTCGCGCTGCCCGGAGATGGCACCGGCCCCGAGGTGATGGCGCAGGGGCTGCGGGTGCTCCGCGCCGTGGGTGCGCGTTCCCAGGTCGAGTTCGCCGTGGAGGAGATCCCCTGCGGAGGCCAGTTCTACCTCCAGCACGGTCGCCGCGACTGGCCCGAGGGGACCGAGGAGCGCTGCGCCGCCGCCGACGTGATCCTGCTCGGCGCCGTCGGCTGGCCCACCGCGAGCGGTTCGCCGGTGACCATGGAGAACGGACAGATGGCCGGCTGGTCCCCGGTCATCGGCAACCGCATGCGGCTGGATCTCTACGCCAACGTGCGCCCCGTGAAGCTCTACCCGGGCGTCGCCCACCGCATCCACGGCGAGCGGCGGCGCGTCTGGGAGCCCGAGAAGGTGGACCTCGTGATCGTGCGCGAGAACACCGAGGGCCTCTACTGCGGCGTGGGGGGCGTGCTCGGCTCGGGTCGTGCGCGCGTGGCCTCGGACGTCCGGCTCATCACGCACGCCGCGTCGGAACGCGTCATCCGCTACGCCTTCGAGCTCTCGCGCCGTCGCGGTCGCGGCGCCCCGAAGGACGGGCGCCGACGCGTCACCTGCATCGTCAAGGACAACGTGCTGCGCGGCTGTCAGCTCTTCGTGGACATCTTCCGCACCGTGGGCCAGGACTATCCCGACGTGGAAAAGGACGTGGCGATCGTCGACGCCTTCACCCAGTGGCTCCTCGGACAGCCCGAGTACTACGACGTGTGCGTCACGACCAACATGTTCGGCGACATCGTGACCGACCTGGCGAGCGTACTGCAGGGCGGGATGGGGATGGCCGTGGGCTGCAACGTGGGCGACGAGCACGCCATGTTCGAGCCGATCCACGGCTCGGCGCCGCGGCACGCGGGCCAGGACAAGGTGAACCCCATGGCGATGATCCTCGCCGTCGCCGAGTCGCTGCGCTGGGTCGGCGAGCGCAAGCAGCTGCCGAAGCTGGTCGCGGGCGGCGACGAGGTGGAGGCCGCCGTGAAGGCCGTGCTCCGCCGGGGCGAGCCGCTCACCTACGATCTGGTGGGTGAAGAGCGTGCGGCGCCCATGTCCAAGGTGACCGACGCGGTCCTGGCCGCGCTCGGAGCCTGA
- a CDS encoding CXXX repeat peptide modification system protein, which produces MAKKLVGRVSPEERDEVRELFQRKTALGELFLALGKMDAETLAKSPLYEKAVRDMGGVSVRFQQWWEGMARKYGWEGKDGGNWSIDFDSCDIYLE; this is translated from the coding sequence ATGGCCAAGAAGCTCGTGGGACGGGTTTCCCCCGAGGAGCGAGACGAGGTTCGGGAGCTCTTCCAGCGCAAGACGGCGCTCGGAGAGCTCTTTCTCGCGCTCGGCAAGATGGACGCGGAGACGCTGGCGAAGTCGCCCCTCTACGAAAAGGCCGTGCGCGACATGGGGGGCGTGAGTGTGCGCTTTCAGCAGTGGTGGGAGGGAATGGCCCGGAAATACGGCTGGGAGGGGAAGGACGGGGGGAACTGGTCGATCGACTTCGACTCGTGCGACATCTACCTCGAGTGA
- a CDS encoding sigma-54-dependent Fis family transcriptional regulator, whose protein sequence is MGKASEQIAVLVVDDDPSVLKSWREILADPCYKVTLLEDPVAAAAQVEGLELDVAVVDIRMPGMDGMELLTAIKTKRPEVEVVMMTGFGGVQDAVEAIRRGAYDFLSKPFESMEAAELTVRRAAELRRLERRVRQLEREMEGGQPLRHVVGQSEAIKRVIELVRSVAASPATVLIMGESGTGKEMVAQAIHRNSPRAQKALVTLNCSALTETLLESELFGHAKGAFTGATTTHRGLFAAADGGTIFLDEIGDMALPTQVKLLRTIQEGEVRPVGATQTVTVNVRIIAATNVDLEKKVKEGAFRQDLFYRLNVVRIDMPPLRERGEDIPLLAHHFLHKHQATMNKQFEGIDPAAMACLTSHDWPGNVRELENTIERAVVLGRGKTITLADLPAKIVGERAQPEADLTLLPFPAAKDEAVARFERVYLAQQLARHQTVAAAARAAGMDRSNFKRLLKRHGLQASEG, encoded by the coding sequence ATGGGCAAGGCGTCCGAACAGATCGCCGTCCTCGTGGTGGACGACGACCCGAGCGTCCTCAAGTCGTGGCGCGAGATCCTCGCCGACCCCTGCTACAAGGTCACGCTCCTCGAGGATCCGGTCGCCGCCGCCGCGCAGGTGGAGGGGCTCGAGCTCGACGTGGCGGTGGTGGACATCCGCATGCCCGGAATGGACGGCATGGAGCTCCTCACCGCGATCAAGACCAAGCGGCCGGAGGTGGAGGTCGTGATGATGACCGGCTTCGGTGGCGTGCAGGACGCCGTCGAGGCCATCCGGCGGGGGGCCTACGACTTCCTGAGCAAGCCGTTCGAGAGCATGGAGGCGGCCGAGCTCACGGTGCGCCGCGCGGCCGAGCTGCGCCGGCTCGAGCGACGGGTGCGCCAGCTCGAGCGCGAGATGGAAGGGGGACAGCCGCTGCGCCACGTCGTGGGGCAGAGCGAGGCGATCAAGCGTGTGATCGAGCTCGTACGCAGCGTCGCGGCCAGCCCGGCCACGGTGCTGATCATGGGGGAGAGCGGCACGGGCAAGGAGATGGTGGCGCAGGCGATCCACCGCAACAGCCCGCGCGCGCAAAAAGCGCTCGTCACGCTGAACTGCTCGGCTCTCACGGAGACGCTCCTCGAGAGCGAGCTCTTCGGGCACGCGAAGGGAGCCTTCACGGGGGCCACCACGACGCATCGCGGGCTCTTTGCCGCGGCGGACGGCGGCACGATCTTCCTCGACGAGATCGGCGACATGGCGCTCCCCACGCAGGTCAAGCTCCTGCGCACGATCCAGGAAGGGGAGGTGCGGCCGGTAGGGGCCACGCAGACGGTCACGGTCAACGTGCGCATCATCGCCGCGACCAACGTGGACCTGGAAAAGAAGGTCAAGGAAGGCGCGTTCCGGCAGGACCTGTTCTACCGGCTGAACGTGGTGCGCATCGACATGCCGCCCCTGCGGGAGCGCGGCGAGGACATTCCGCTGCTCGCGCACCACTTCCTGCACAAGCACCAGGCCACCATGAACAAGCAGTTCGAGGGCATCGACCCCGCGGCGATGGCCTGCCTCACGAGCCACGACTGGCCCGGCAACGTGCGGGAGCTCGAGAACACGATCGAGCGCGCGGTGGTGCTCGGGCGGGGCAAGACCATCACGCTCGCCGACCTGCCGGCCAAGATCGTGGGAGAGAGGGCGCAGCCCGAGGCCGACCTGACCCTCCTCCCCTTCCCCGCGGCGAAGGACGAGGCCGTGGCTCGCTTCGAGCGCGTCTACCTCGCACAGCAGCTGGCGCGGCACCAGACGGTGGCCGCGGCCGCGCGGGCCGCCGGAATGGACCGCTCGAACTTCAAGCGGCTCCTCAAGCGGCACGGGCTGCAGGCGAGCGAGGGCTAG
- the fliA gene encoding RNA polymerase sigma factor FliA produces the protein MSSQTQSERQQLAQSLMPLVHEVAAQVARRLPSHVALDDLVGAGLLGLAGALTRFDPERAETFKGYAEFRIRGEIMDELRRRDIMSREARIESKKLQRTMHQLSGELGRDANDDEVAGRLGVSLEDYRGVQVRLASARMVSADDLELASEQPGVEAELTQHETRARLAEAIEELPERQRQVLWLYYYEELPLRDIADLLSVSPSRVCQIRSEAVERLRAAVERRAALAA, from the coding sequence ATGAGCAGCCAAACGCAGAGCGAACGCCAGCAGCTAGCCCAATCGCTCATGCCTCTGGTGCACGAGGTGGCGGCGCAGGTAGCCCGGCGGTTGCCGTCCCATGTGGCGCTGGACGATCTGGTCGGGGCCGGGCTGCTCGGCCTGGCCGGCGCTCTCACGCGCTTCGATCCGGAGCGGGCCGAGACCTTCAAGGGCTATGCCGAATTCCGCATTCGCGGAGAGATCATGGACGAGCTCCGCCGTCGCGACATCATGTCCCGCGAGGCGCGCATCGAGAGCAAGAAGTTGCAGCGCACGATGCATCAGCTTTCGGGCGAGCTCGGTCGCGACGCGAACGACGACGAGGTGGCCGGACGCCTGGGCGTCTCGCTCGAGGACTACCGCGGCGTTCAGGTCCGTCTGGCCTCGGCGCGCATGGTTTCGGCCGATGACCTGGAGCTGGCCTCGGAGCAGCCCGGAGTGGAGGCGGAGTTGACGCAGCACGAGACGCGGGCCCGCTTGGCCGAGGCGATCGAGGAGCTCCCGGAGCGCCAGCGGCAGGTGCTGTGGCTCTACTACTACGAGGAGCTTCCGCTGCGGGACATCGCGGACCTGCTCTCCGTGTCGCCGTCGCGCGTGTGCCAGATCCGCTCTGAAGCCGTGGAGCGCCTCCGAGCGGCCGTGGAACGTCGGGCCGCGCTCGCGGCGTAG
- a CDS encoding HAMP domain-containing histidine kinase — MTHEPNAPGGALQVLLLHPLASARASMREALSPALAEVTEAGRRDEVDLERLTQVIVAHPSFIGWTEVIAEARQRHPALRVVCHADELPAAVEAVNVARADHLLTGAPGAGLASALRLVGDELESRPGSPPTARAGAAELDAAIGAYRSSAVGKLTGAVAHELNSPLTSIMVFSEALARKTTEEPGLHEPALEVHQAAQKCRRLIQGLLSFARRRRSPEPEALSLPAVCSEVQTLVQHHADMARVRLEVEDLSGAGRVFGRTVDLELLLLDLVQEAVAACRPGDTVRVAARDLAPEGPVELSVTEARRASSPEASPTGAERGSTAHTAWPTAGGVVTARQVLATALGADLEIVTAEDGGATVRVRLPAAPAQEGRR; from the coding sequence ATGACCCATGAGCCGAATGCGCCGGGCGGGGCGTTGCAGGTCCTGCTCCTTCATCCCCTGGCCTCCGCGCGCGCGAGCATGCGAGAGGCGCTCTCGCCCGCGCTCGCCGAGGTCACGGAGGCGGGCCGCCGCGACGAGGTCGACCTCGAGCGGCTCACCCAGGTGATCGTCGCTCACCCGAGCTTCATCGGCTGGACGGAGGTGATCGCGGAGGCCCGTCAGCGCCATCCCGCGCTTCGCGTGGTCTGTCACGCAGACGAGCTGCCCGCGGCCGTCGAGGCGGTGAACGTCGCTCGAGCGGACCATCTCCTCACCGGCGCGCCGGGGGCGGGCCTCGCGAGCGCCCTTCGGCTAGTTGGCGACGAGCTCGAGTCGCGGCCGGGCTCGCCTCCGACGGCACGGGCCGGAGCGGCGGAGCTCGACGCCGCGATCGGCGCGTACCGGAGCTCCGCGGTGGGCAAGCTCACCGGCGCGGTGGCGCACGAGCTGAACAGCCCCCTCACGAGCATCATGGTCTTCTCCGAGGCGCTGGCGCGCAAGACGACGGAGGAGCCGGGGCTGCACGAGCCCGCGCTCGAGGTACACCAGGCCGCACAGAAGTGCCGGCGCCTCATTCAAGGGCTGCTCTCTTTCGCGCGGCGACGGCGGTCGCCCGAGCCGGAAGCGCTCTCCCTGCCGGCCGTGTGCTCCGAGGTCCAGACGCTCGTGCAGCACCACGCCGACATGGCGCGGGTGCGGCTGGAGGTGGAGGACCTGTCCGGCGCGGGACGCGTGTTCGGGCGGACGGTGGACCTCGAGCTGCTGCTGCTCGACCTCGTGCAGGAGGCGGTCGCGGCCTGTCGGCCGGGCGATACCGTGCGCGTGGCAGCGCGGGACCTGGCGCCGGAGGGGCCGGTCGAGCTCTCGGTGACCGAGGCGCGGCGGGCCAGCTCTCCCGAGGCGAGTCCCACTGGGGCGGAGCGCGGTTCGACGGCCCACACCGCCTGGCCGACCGCGGGCGGAGTCGTCACCGCGCGCCAGGTCCTGGCAACGGCGCTCGGGGCGGACCTGGAGATCGTGACGGCCGAGGACGGAGGCGCCACCGTCCGGGTTCGTCTACCCGCCGCGCCGGCGCAGGAAGGACGGCGCTGA
- a CDS encoding deoxynucleoside kinase, with product MSLSADPRRSPLGNAFVGIAGLIGAGKTTLATALGGHLGLDVHYEPVADNEYLEDFYRETSRYAFAMQIYLLNRRFQQHQEIIWRGRGGVQDRTIYEDAIFAKTLRDLGHMEPRDYETYVTLFRNLSNFMCRPHVIVYLDVSPESSLERIKQRSRGFEAGVSLEYLARLAANYEEFLAEISRLIPVIRVNWNEFWDVENLASAITNQYQHTSFLRELSKIA from the coding sequence ATGAGCCTTTCCGCCGATCCGCGCCGCTCCCCCCTCGGCAACGCGTTCGTCGGCATCGCCGGCCTCATCGGCGCCGGCAAGACCACGCTCGCCACGGCCCTCGGCGGGCACCTCGGGCTCGACGTGCACTACGAGCCCGTGGCCGACAACGAGTACCTCGAGGACTTCTACCGCGAGACCTCGCGCTACGCCTTCGCCATGCAGATCTACCTGCTCAACCGCCGTTTCCAGCAGCACCAGGAGATCATCTGGCGCGGCCGCGGCGGGGTGCAGGACCGCACGATCTACGAGGACGCCATCTTCGCCAAGACGCTGCGCGACCTCGGGCACATGGAGCCACGCGACTACGAAACCTACGTCACGCTCTTTCGCAACCTGTCCAACTTCATGTGCCGGCCGCACGTGATCGTGTACCTGGACGTCTCCCCCGAGAGCTCGCTCGAACGCATCAAGCAGCGCTCGCGCGGCTTCGAGGCGGGCGTCTCGCTCGAGTACCTGGCCCGCCTGGCCGCGAACTACGAGGAGTTCCTGGCCGAGATCAGTCGCCTCATCCCGGTGATTCGCGTCAACTGGAACGAATTCTGGGACGTGGAGAACCTCGCTTCGGCGATCACGAACCAGTACCAGCACACCAGCTTTCTGCGAGAGCTAAGCAAGATCGCGTAG